A window of Corvus moneduloides isolate bCorMon1 chromosome 30, bCorMon1.pri, whole genome shotgun sequence contains these coding sequences:
- the INHBC gene encoding LOW QUALITY PROTEIN: inhibin beta C chain (The sequence of the model RefSeq protein was modified relative to this genomic sequence to represent the inferred CDS: deleted 3 bases in 3 codons), with amino-acid sequence MSPLCAPRAAAPSARLHLNRSGAPRCPRPGGSAGAQGRLSRPGSANICGHVRRTSPSSLRAPAEPSSATLLRSLAPACRWLIPFGFSDTAGTPRCHPPPPAMTVTVALLLLSLLRVAAAKGAWCPACGVAALAPGTQRDALLALAKQSILAKLRLPARPSAPQPPARGALLTALRRMRAQRSDTAATPGMLRDGRVPPLRPGMGLQEYEILSFAESGSSTPRSVHLHFRFSQEVAGSTEILQATLYLFWAAPSPGAQPITIRILQPDPAGPNMTVASETQLEVQRSGWTTLDIGAAVRSLFGQDIPRLTVELEVPEDWGSLLPSDHSDSHWPFVVAQAQARTPHRVHRRGIDCGGDSRMCCRQEFFVDFKEIGWEDWIIQPEGYHMNYCAGLCPLHMAGVPGLAASFHTAVLNRIKAASATAAVNSCCVPTQRRPLSLLYYDRDSNIVKTDIPDMIVDSCGCT; translated from the exons ATGTCCCCGCTCTGCGCCCCCCGAGCAGCAGCACCATCCGCCCGGCTCCACCTTAACCGGAGCGGC GCGCCGCGCTGCCCGCGGCCGGGCGGCTCCGCGGGAGCGCAGGGGCGTTTATCTCGCCCGGGATCAGCCAATATTTGTGGCCACGTCAGGAGAACGAGCCCATCCTCGCTCCGTGCTCCCGCTGAGCCCAGTTCCGCCACCCTGCTCCGCTCCCtggccccggcg tgccgctgGCTCATCCCCTTCGGCTTCTCGGACACTGCTGGAACC CCACGCTGTCACCCCCCGCCACCGGCAATGACGGTCACCGTGGCTCTCCTGCTCCTGAGCCTGCTACGGGTGGCGGCTGCCAAGGGTGCGTGGTGCCCGGCCTGCGGGGTGGCCGCGCTGGCCCCCGGCACGCAGCGGGACGCGCTCCTGGCGCTGGCCAAGCAGAGCATCCTAGCCAAGCTCCGCTTGCCAGCCAGGCCCAGCGCCCCCCAGCCCCCGGCCCGAGGGGCCCTGCTGACCGCGCTCCGCAGGATGCGAGCGCAGCGCTCGGACACGGCCGCCACCCCAGGGATGCTCCGGGACGGCCGCGTCCCACCCCTGCGTCCCGGGATGGGGCTGCAGGAATACGAGATCCTGAGCTTTGCTGAGTCAG GATCCTCCACTCCCCGCAGTGTCCACCTTCATTTCCGCTTCTCCCAGGAGGTGGCCGGGAGCACTGAGATCCTCCAGGCCACCCTCTACCTGTTctgggcagcccccagccccggaGCACAGCCCATCACCATCAGGATCCTGCAGCCGGACCCGGCAGGGCCAAACATGACAGTGGCCAGCGAGACACAGCTGGAGGTGCAGAGATCCGGCTGGACCACACTGGACATTGGAGCAGCTGTCCGGAGCCTCTTTGGACAAGACATCCCACGGCTCACGGTGGAACTGGAGGTGCCAGAGGACTGGGGGTCCCTGCTGCCATCTGACCACAGTGATTCCCACTGGCCATTTGTGGTGGCCCAAGCCCAGGCCAGGACACCCCACCGTGTCCATCGTCGCGGCATCGATTGTGGCGGGGACTCGCGGATGTGCTGCCGCCAGGAATTCTTTGTGGACTTCAAGGAGATCGGCTGGGAGGACTGGATCATCCAGCCGGAGGGCTACCACATGAACTACTGCGCGGGGCTGTGCCCGCTGCACATGGCCGGCGTTCCCGGCCTCGCCGCCTCCTTCCACACCGCCGTCCTCAACCGCATCAAGGCTGCCAGCGCCACGGCAGCCGTGAACTCCTGCTGCGTTCCCACCCAGCGCCGGCCCCTCTCGCTGCTCTACTATGACCGGGACAGCAACATCGTCAAAACCGACATCCCCGACATGATCGTGGACTCCTGTGGCTGCACCTGA
- the LOC116436675 gene encoding inhibin beta C chain-like encodes MAARGAGPWLLLAAVLCAAAEPRCPSCPEGAERRLLEEVAKKQLLEKLRLRDRPRLAHAVPRAAVARALRRLQAGGAHRSPGVTGEEEEEEQGYEIISFAEADLTSPSSLGLQFQFSQAQDQDIRILQAQLWLYLRVPRAGLTLRIFLASEAGAVARGNRTLLGERRLSTADSGWLSFPLLPALQSFFGGQSRTLRVELESWRDGSNIMALVNASWSHQPFLVAKVKVREPEHHVAKRSLRCSQNSNLCCRKDYYVDFRDIGWNDWIIKPEGYQINYCVGQCPLHVAGSPGMASSFHTAVFNLVKANNVRALGHSCCVPTRRRPLSVLYFDRNSNIVKTDIPDMIVDACGCS; translated from the exons ATGGCGGCGCGCGGCGCGGGcccgtggctgctgctggccgcGGTTCTGTGCGCGGCGGCCGAGCCGCGCTGCCCGTCGTGCCCGGAGGGCGCGGAGCGGCggctgctggaggaggtggcCAAGAAGCAGCTGTTGGAAAAGCTGCGGCTCCGCGATCGGCCGCGGCTCGCCCACGCCGTGCCCCGCGCCGCGGTGGCCCGCGCCCTGCGGCGGCTGCAGGCGGGAGGCGCCCACCGGAGCCCCGGGGTTAccggcgaggaggaggaggaggagcagggctaCGAGATCATCAGTTTCGCGGAGGCAG ATCTCACATCTCCCTCCAGTCTGGGGCTGCAATTCCAGTTCAGCCAGGCGCAGGACCAGGACATTCGCATCCTGCAGGCTCAGCTCTGGCTCTACCTGCGAGTGCCCCGGGCCGGCCTCACCCTGAGGATCTTCCTGGCCAGCGAGGCCGGGGCCGTGGCGCGGGGCAATCGCACGCTGCTGGGGGAGAGGCGGCTGAGCACAGCGGACAGCGGCTggctctccttccccctcctgccGGCCCTGCAGAGCTTCTTCGGGGGGCAGAGCCGGACCCTGCGGGTGGAATTGGAGAGCTGGCGGGACGGGAGCAATATCATGGCACTGGTCAATGCCAGCTGGTCCCACCAGCCCTTCCTGGTGGCCAAGGTGAAGGTGAGGGAGCCCGAACACCACGTGGCCAAGCGCAGCCTCCGCTGCAGCCAGAACTCCAACCTCTGCTGCCGCAAGGATTACTACGTGGACTTCCGTGACATCGGTTGGAACGACTGGATCATCAAGCCCGAGGGCTACCAGATAAACTACTGCGTGGGCCAGTGCCCTCTGCACGTGGCCGGCAGCCCTGGCATGGCCTCTTCCTTCCACACGGCCGTCTTCAACCTTGTCAAAGCCAACAACGTCCGGGCGTTGGGGCATTCCTGCTGCGTGCCCACGCGGCGCCGGCCGCTCTCCGTCCTCTACTTCGATCGCAACAGCAATATTGTCAAGACTGACATTCCCGACATGATTGTTGATGCCTGTGGCTGTAGTTag